The Chryseolinea soli genome contains a region encoding:
- a CDS encoding mandelate racemase/muconate lactonizing enzyme family protein gives MTYQSSRRAFITKSALAGALGFSALSGFGKGLETALQRTPMLSAPSDLKITDIKCGYIRNGHSLFVKILTNQNIWGCGEGVDATPGTYHLVKMFGERLKGKSPLNVNRLFEDIRKSGFFEGAQSGMFVAVLSAVESALWDLAGKALGLPVYQLLGGKFRDRIRVYCDTALYRADSPPPEKFAESAMEAVKMGFNAVKFDVDEARDPNKYDAYNWTASPAELQRMYDQISAVRKAVGPKIDICVDMHGKYDAVTGQQVAKRFESLNLLWLEEPIPAENVEAYKNITESTTTPICAGENHYLAYGFRRMLEIGAVDIVMPDLQKAGGLGEGQRIANLANLYYVPFAPHMVASYLGAMASCHVCASVPNFLILEWQIYFHTDPMFKEIVTFEGPMVKDGFITLSEKPGIGVEINEEGMRKYATKGVPFFE, from the coding sequence ATGACTTATCAATCATCGCGACGCGCGTTCATCACCAAAAGTGCCCTGGCGGGTGCGTTGGGTTTTTCTGCTTTATCAGGTTTTGGAAAAGGATTGGAGACGGCGTTGCAGCGAACGCCTATGTTGTCTGCACCTTCTGATCTGAAGATCACCGACATCAAATGCGGTTACATTCGCAATGGTCATAGTCTTTTTGTAAAGATCTTGACCAATCAAAACATATGGGGCTGCGGCGAGGGTGTGGATGCTACACCCGGCACGTATCATCTCGTGAAAATGTTTGGCGAGCGTCTCAAAGGCAAGAGTCCGCTCAACGTGAACCGATTGTTTGAGGACATCCGCAAGTCGGGATTTTTTGAAGGGGCGCAGTCGGGCATGTTTGTCGCGGTGCTGTCGGCGGTGGAAAGCGCATTGTGGGATCTTGCGGGGAAAGCGTTGGGTTTGCCGGTGTATCAATTGCTGGGTGGAAAATTCAGGGATCGCATCCGGGTATATTGTGATACCGCGTTGTATCGCGCTGACTCACCACCGCCTGAAAAGTTTGCCGAGAGTGCCATGGAAGCCGTGAAGATGGGCTTCAATGCCGTGAAGTTTGACGTCGATGAGGCAAGGGACCCCAATAAATACGACGCTTACAATTGGACGGCAAGTCCCGCGGAATTGCAACGCATGTACGACCAGATCTCGGCCGTGAGAAAAGCCGTCGGTCCCAAGATCGACATCTGTGTGGATATGCATGGCAAGTATGATGCGGTGACGGGTCAACAAGTAGCCAAACGTTTTGAGTCCCTAAACTTGCTCTGGCTGGAAGAACCCATACCCGCCGAGAACGTAGAGGCCTACAAAAACATCACCGAGTCGACGACCACGCCCATTTGCGCCGGCGAAAATCATTACCTCGCCTATGGTTTCCGGCGGATGCTGGAGATCGGTGCGGTGGACATTGTGATGCCCGACTTGCAAAAGGCCGGTGGGCTGGGAGAGGGGCAGCGCATTGCGAACCTGGCCAATCTTTACTATGTGCCCTTTGCGCCGCACATGGTAGCGTCCTATCTCGGCGCGATGGCGTCCTGTCATGTATGTGCGTCTGTGCCCAACTTCCTGATCCTGGAGTGGCAGATCTATTTCCACACCGACCCGATGTTCAAAGAGATCGTCACCTTCGAGGGGCCGATGGTGAAAGATGGATTCATCACGCTTTCGGAGAAACCCGGCATCGGCGTGGAGATCAACGAGGAGGGCATGCGCAAGTATGCCACCAAAGGCGTTCCTTTTTTTGAATGA
- a CDS encoding RraA family protein, which produces MKAKHLLLASLLVVSSLATQAQVALSKEQIVALTPEWKGDRLPDGRPNVPDKFLTRLRNISLEEAWGILRNAGYNNQFEGDWMLLRSEQVLTGRAVTVQYWPRRPDYDKIVKDKGKAEGRIGGFNSWPIDVLKPGDVYVADSYGKIVDGTLIGDNLGNSIYSKSKNGVIFYGSVRDTEGLEKIEGFNAWIKGYDPSYIQEMMLGGINVPIRIGRVTVLPGDAVLAKKGGIVFIPAHMVEEVVVNAEFIALRDAFGHQRLREGKYTPGQIDQQWTDDIKKDFLKWLDQNPDKLPMTRAELDEFMKKRTW; this is translated from the coding sequence ATGAAAGCCAAACACCTACTCCTCGCCAGTTTACTTGTAGTATCATCGCTCGCCACCCAAGCACAGGTGGCGTTATCCAAAGAACAGATCGTGGCCCTCACCCCCGAATGGAAAGGCGACCGCCTGCCGGACGGACGCCCCAATGTTCCCGACAAATTTCTGACGCGACTGAGGAACATCTCGCTGGAAGAAGCGTGGGGCATCCTGCGCAACGCCGGCTACAACAACCAGTTTGAAGGCGATTGGATGCTGTTGCGTTCCGAACAAGTGTTAACCGGCCGTGCAGTCACCGTGCAATATTGGCCCCGTCGCCCCGACTACGACAAGATAGTTAAAGACAAAGGCAAAGCCGAAGGCCGCATCGGCGGCTTCAATTCGTGGCCCATCGACGTGCTGAAACCCGGCGACGTATACGTGGCCGATAGCTATGGCAAGATCGTCGACGGCACGCTCATTGGCGACAACCTGGGCAACTCCATTTATTCCAAATCCAAAAACGGCGTGATCTTCTATGGTTCTGTTCGCGACACCGAAGGCCTCGAAAAAATTGAAGGCTTCAATGCGTGGATCAAGGGCTATGACCCGTCGTATATCCAGGAAATGATGCTGGGCGGTATCAATGTGCCCATCCGCATCGGCCGTGTTACGGTATTGCCTGGCGACGCGGTGCTGGCCAAGAAGGGTGGCATCGTGTTCATCCCCGCCCACATGGTGGAAGAAGTCGTGGTCAACGCCGAGTTCATCGCCTTGCGTGACGCCTTTGGCCACCAACGCCTCCGCGAAGGAAAATATACTCCCGGTCAGATCGACCAGCAGTGGACCGACGATATCAAGAAGGACTTCCTGAAATGGCTCGATCAGAATCCCGACAAGCTGCCGATGACCCGCGCAGAGCTGGACGAGTTCATGAAGAAGAGAACGTGGTGA